The following are from one region of the Streptomyces rubrogriseus genome:
- a CDS encoding GNAT family N-acetyltransferase, with protein sequence MTSEDHTPCATITTRVTVRDLLPQDLPACTWSGSATHLRHVERELTRAAAGEVDYLAVCTPVDLPVAIGGIDYQASEEAGTIWQLAVLPALQSCGLGTLLIRAAEQRILDRGLHRAELAVEEDNPRARALYERLGYVAYGREPDAWDEEGPDGSIRRHETMCIRMRKSL encoded by the coding sequence ATGACCTCCGAGGACCACACCCCCTGTGCCACCATCACCACGCGCGTCACCGTGCGTGACCTGCTGCCCCAGGACCTGCCGGCGTGCACCTGGTCCGGCTCGGCCACCCATCTACGCCACGTAGAGCGAGAGCTGACCCGCGCCGCGGCGGGCGAGGTGGACTACCTGGCCGTCTGCACTCCTGTGGACCTGCCGGTGGCGATCGGCGGCATCGACTACCAGGCCTCCGAGGAAGCCGGAACCATATGGCAGCTCGCCGTGCTGCCGGCGCTCCAGTCCTGCGGCCTGGGAACGCTGCTCATCCGCGCAGCCGAACAACGAATCCTTGACCGCGGGCTCCACCGGGCCGAACTCGCGGTCGAGGAGGACAACCCCCGGGCACGCGCCCTGTACGAGCGCCTTGGCTACGTCGCGTACGGCCGCGAACCGGACGCCTGGGACGAGGAGGGACCCGACGGATCGATCCGTCGCCACGAGACGATGTGCATCCGCATGCGAAAGAGCCTCTGA
- a CDS encoding cyclic nucleotide-binding domain-containing protein: MGPGGHEGDGAWQQGALADADLSVSAYKLFHKMCALQNHKDHGLALVESQVKFAEQVGMSQASVSRGLKQLAAQGFIYPDGRNWRIRPDFVFNGNGAAQGQAVQGIPADAPDPYDGKRADLKIVDGQDDGGQA, from the coding sequence ATGGGTCCGGGCGGGCATGAAGGAGATGGTGCCTGGCAGCAAGGGGCCCTCGCCGACGCGGACCTCAGCGTCAGCGCGTACAAGCTGTTCCACAAGATGTGCGCCCTCCAGAATCACAAGGATCACGGCCTGGCCCTCGTGGAGAGCCAGGTGAAGTTCGCCGAGCAGGTGGGCATGTCGCAGGCTTCCGTCTCCCGCGGCCTCAAACAGCTCGCCGCTCAGGGCTTCATCTACCCCGACGGCCGCAACTGGCGTATCCGTCCCGACTTCGTCTTCAACGGCAACGGTGCGGCGCAGGGACAGGCGGTGCAGGGCATTCCGGCCGACGCGCCTGATCCGTATGACGGGAAGCGCGCCGACCTGAAAATCGTCGACGGTCAGGACGACGGCGGCCAGGCCTGA
- a CDS encoding DUF397 domain-containing protein: MPPGLQAASAPLWFKSSYSGGNTTECVECAYVSHAALIRDSKCTGGPILSVQPQTWHCFVESVRNGSRRPS, encoded by the coding sequence ATGCCCCCCGGCCTCCAGGCTGCCTCCGCCCCCCTGTGGTTCAAGTCGTCGTATAGCGGTGGAAACACAACGGAGTGCGTCGAGTGCGCGTACGTCTCACATGCCGCCTTGATACGCGACTCCAAGTGCACAGGCGGACCGATACTCAGTGTTCAACCCCAGACCTGGCACTGCTTTGTCGAGTCAGTGCGCAACGGCTCTCGAAGGCCTTCCTGA
- a CDS encoding helix-turn-helix domain-containing protein has translation MLARTTTRRRQLGATLRKLRAHAGITLEEAGQLVGVSKATVSRYETQAGPVRWIVVDALCREYGATDAERAAVVKLAKDAKQQGWWSSFADSIPESMNLLLTLEDEAVRENHFSCVYVPGLLQTRAYSTALQMANEVPLAPAAIERLVDIRMKRQEILNRAEPPRLWAILDESVIRRVVGSPKAMKEQLSRLLEANESSHVTLQVLPFSKGAHSAALGSFVIIGGTEPALDVVYVDFHTGSLFLEKDAELERYRLAFEYLRAQALDMEASSALMHRVCKEL, from the coding sequence ATGCTCGCAAGGACCACTACCCGCCGCCGTCAACTCGGTGCAACGCTACGTAAGTTGCGCGCTCACGCGGGGATTACGCTGGAGGAAGCCGGACAGCTGGTAGGTGTATCGAAGGCGACGGTCAGCCGGTACGAGACACAAGCTGGCCCGGTGAGGTGGATCGTCGTGGATGCCCTGTGCCGCGAGTACGGAGCGACCGACGCCGAGCGGGCCGCTGTCGTAAAGCTGGCCAAGGACGCCAAACAGCAAGGCTGGTGGAGTTCGTTCGCCGACTCCATCCCGGAGAGCATGAACCTGCTGCTGACGCTGGAGGACGAAGCCGTCCGCGAGAACCACTTCTCGTGCGTCTACGTCCCCGGCCTACTGCAGACCCGCGCGTACAGCACCGCGCTGCAGATGGCGAACGAGGTGCCCTTGGCGCCGGCCGCGATCGAGCGCCTGGTGGACATCCGTATGAAGCGACAGGAGATCCTCAACCGGGCGGAGCCGCCGCGACTGTGGGCGATCCTCGACGAGTCCGTGATCCGCCGCGTGGTGGGGTCACCGAAGGCTATGAAGGAACAGCTCAGCCGGCTACTTGAAGCGAACGAGTCTTCCCACGTCACGCTTCAGGTGCTGCCCTTCTCCAAAGGAGCCCACTCCGCCGCACTCGGCAGCTTCGTAATCATCGGTGGCACTGAGCCAGCTCTCGATGTCGTGTACGTCGACTTCCACACGGGCTCGCTCTTCCTGGAGAAGGACGCAGAGCTGGAACGCTACAGGCTTGCGTTCGAGTACCTTCGCGCACAAGCGTTGGACATGGAAGCTTCGTCCGCCCTGATGCACCGCGTCTGCAAGGAGTTGTGA
- a CDS encoding ATP-binding protein: protein MPGTDVTGCERRCVLPFEAVPSEVRLLRRAAVAQLTQWGAAMACSEAQIILTELATNVIKHVGEGASATLVLEWQGRRLRMEMHDKSGSLPILRAADCEAECGRGLHMLVAMSLDWGTMVTAVGKAVWCEIGLGSEAMCRRVERAVLALEAYQGFRGTVLEGRPHEEALEESVPELIADLLHWASGRGLAPDDVLDQAQMHYEAEAA from the coding sequence ATGCCTGGTACCGACGTCACGGGGTGTGAACGTCGCTGTGTTCTGCCTTTTGAGGCAGTGCCGTCGGAAGTGCGGCTGCTTCGGAGAGCTGCCGTTGCTCAACTCACCCAGTGGGGTGCCGCGATGGCTTGCAGTGAGGCGCAAATCATCCTCACGGAACTGGCGACGAACGTCATCAAACACGTGGGCGAGGGAGCGTCGGCGACTCTGGTCCTGGAGTGGCAAGGCAGGCGGCTTCGCATGGAGATGCATGACAAGAGCGGATCGCTGCCCATCCTGCGAGCCGCCGACTGCGAAGCCGAATGCGGCCGTGGTCTGCACATGCTCGTGGCCATGTCGCTCGACTGGGGAACCATGGTCACGGCCGTGGGCAAGGCGGTCTGGTGCGAGATCGGACTGGGCTCCGAGGCGATGTGCCGTCGAGTCGAGCGTGCCGTGCTGGCTCTTGAGGCCTATCAGGGCTTCCGCGGCACGGTTCTGGAAGGGCGGCCCCACGAGGAGGCTTTGGAGGAGTCGGTGCCCGAGCTGATTGCCGACCTGCTGCACTGGGCATCAGGGCGCGGTTTGGCCCCGGATGACGTGCTGGACCAAGCCCAGATGCATTACGAAGCGGAAGCTGCCTAG
- a CDS encoding HNH endonuclease, with translation MRIPAWSEDELVLAGALVVRHGWRELRTGDLEVQRLSELLRSLPLHEPHARTMPSFRSADSVSRKTSDFATNHPNYTGRATRCGRPTLLMIQAFVTREAEMLQAAQAIEDGIGSGELHLLPAQPDEVDETGASAIEGRLLVRRALARERNPRLRAQKIKHIRRQGAALRCEVCEFSFSDTYGELGEDYIEVHHLTPLHISGAGETRLDDLACLCANCHRMCHRARPGETWRTPAALRELMRKPNNETNGH, from the coding sequence ATGCGGATACCTGCCTGGAGTGAGGACGAACTCGTGCTGGCCGGAGCGCTCGTGGTGCGGCACGGCTGGCGTGAGCTGCGTACGGGGGACCTTGAGGTCCAGAGGCTGTCTGAACTGCTTCGGTCGCTGCCGCTGCACGAACCTCACGCGCGCACGATGCCATCCTTCAGGTCTGCAGACAGCGTGAGCCGCAAGACGTCTGATTTCGCGACAAACCACCCGAATTACACCGGCAGAGCAACCCGGTGTGGCAGGCCAACGCTGCTCATGATCCAAGCCTTCGTCACCCGGGAAGCTGAAATGCTCCAGGCTGCTCAGGCCATTGAGGACGGCATCGGGTCTGGCGAGCTGCACCTGCTTCCGGCTCAACCCGATGAAGTCGACGAAACGGGTGCCTCTGCCATTGAGGGGCGCCTCCTCGTCCGGCGTGCCCTTGCTCGCGAACGAAACCCTCGCCTCCGGGCCCAGAAGATCAAGCACATTCGGCGACAGGGCGCTGCACTCCGATGCGAAGTCTGTGAGTTCAGCTTCTCTGACACATACGGAGAGCTGGGCGAGGACTACATCGAGGTCCATCACCTCACCCCCCTTCACATATCCGGAGCAGGAGAGACCCGGCTGGACGACCTCGCGTGCCTGTGCGCGAACTGCCACCGCATGTGTCACCGGGCCCGTCCCGGAGAAACCTGGCGCACGCCTGCTGCCCTTCGGGAGCTGATGCGCAAGCCGAACAACGAGACGAATGGACACTAG
- a CDS encoding DNA cytosine methyltransferase, translated as MTRTTEPKPATGERREPAFTSIEICAGAGGQAIGLHQAGFGHLALVEIDEYAVKTLRLNIEDHEVWSWEREHCDVLSADVTKFEPRRDLDKGADLLAEKGLDLLAGGVPCPPFSHAGKQLGKHDERDLFPRMLQLVEKLKPRAVMIENVRGIMDPKFSDYRDWIRARLEGGTYRADDGQTVREDGLGYTVCKWDVLEASDFGVPQLRPRAILVAFRGDVIEDLKYEWPAPTHEDPVSVAESLEPSMRERYGRYFNGVHGERARDRFDRWLEKARERDAELKGKGGGIAPTLVGGSKKHGGADLGPSRAKAAWKQLGISGMGVANDIETCEKKASEERDLFRPDGPMLTVRQAAIIQGFPPEWDFSGGKTAQYRQVGNAFPPPVARAVGKSIIEVLKAARERDGKD; from the coding sequence ATGACCCGCACAACTGAACCGAAGCCCGCGACGGGGGAGCGAAGGGAACCCGCCTTCACGTCGATCGAAATCTGTGCAGGTGCCGGCGGTCAGGCCATCGGGCTGCATCAGGCCGGGTTCGGCCACCTCGCACTGGTGGAGATCGACGAGTATGCGGTCAAAACGCTACGCCTCAACATCGAAGACCATGAGGTGTGGTCCTGGGAGCGGGAGCACTGCGACGTCCTGTCGGCTGACGTCACGAAGTTCGAGCCCCGCCGGGACCTGGACAAGGGCGCCGACCTGCTAGCGGAGAAGGGGCTGGATCTCCTGGCCGGCGGTGTGCCGTGCCCGCCCTTCTCTCACGCGGGCAAGCAGTTGGGGAAGCACGACGAGCGAGATCTGTTTCCTCGCATGCTTCAACTGGTCGAGAAGCTGAAGCCTCGAGCCGTGATGATCGAGAACGTCCGAGGGATCATGGATCCGAAATTCTCGGATTACCGAGACTGGATCAGGGCTCGCCTTGAGGGAGGTACGTACCGAGCGGACGACGGACAGACCGTACGTGAGGATGGACTCGGATACACCGTCTGCAAGTGGGATGTTCTGGAGGCCAGCGACTTCGGCGTTCCTCAGCTTCGTCCGCGTGCCATCCTCGTCGCGTTCCGTGGTGACGTCATCGAGGACCTCAAGTATGAGTGGCCCGCGCCCACTCATGAGGATCCGGTCAGTGTCGCAGAGAGCCTTGAACCGTCCATGCGAGAGCGATACGGGCGGTACTTCAACGGCGTGCACGGGGAACGTGCCCGCGATCGGTTCGACCGCTGGCTTGAAAAGGCTCGCGAACGTGACGCCGAACTCAAAGGCAAGGGTGGAGGCATCGCTCCCACACTCGTCGGCGGCTCGAAGAAGCACGGTGGCGCGGACCTCGGCCCCAGTCGTGCCAAGGCGGCCTGGAAGCAACTCGGGATCTCGGGCATGGGCGTCGCCAACGACATCGAGACATGCGAGAAGAAGGCCAGCGAAGAGCGGGACCTCTTCAGGCCTGATGGGCCGATGCTCACGGTTCGGCAGGCTGCTATTATTCAGGGCTTCCCGCCGGAATGGGACTTCTCGGGTGGAAAGACTGCGCAGTACCGTCAGGTAGGGAACGCCTTCCCGCCGCCGGTGGCCCGAGCTGTCGGCAAGTCGATCATCGAGGTGCTCAAGGCGGCCCGAGAGCGTGATGGGAAGGACTGA
- a CDS encoding very short patch repair endonuclease, whose amino-acid sequence MKKKPDQADSDRETQANAPVGADAWVPPVGSWASSAARRRNMQAIRSRDTTPERLIRQLVHAQGLRYRVAARPLPKLRRTADMVFRPAKVAVFVDGCYWHGCPEHYVAPKTNSGYWSDKVTRNMARDRDTDQRLTAEGWTVLRFWEHEPPEECAAHIAAEVERHRNARRKGTPSS is encoded by the coding sequence GTGAAGAAGAAGCCTGACCAAGCAGACAGCGACAGGGAGACGCAGGCAAACGCGCCCGTCGGCGCTGACGCCTGGGTACCACCCGTCGGCTCCTGGGCTTCCTCGGCCGCGCGGCGGCGCAACATGCAGGCGATCCGCAGCCGGGACACCACACCTGAACGCCTGATCAGGCAACTGGTCCACGCACAGGGGTTGCGCTATCGAGTGGCTGCCCGACCGCTTCCCAAGCTTCGCCGGACAGCTGACATGGTCTTCCGCCCGGCGAAAGTCGCTGTCTTCGTTGACGGCTGCTACTGGCACGGATGCCCTGAGCACTACGTAGCGCCCAAAACCAACTCTGGCTACTGGTCAGACAAGGTCACGCGGAACATGGCTCGTGATCGGGACACCGACCAGCGCCTCACAGCGGAGGGCTGGACGGTGCTCCGGTTCTGGGAACACGAACCGCCGGAGGAATGTGCCGCCCACATCGCCGCAGAAGTGGAAAGGCATCGCAACGCCAGACGCAAAGGGACACCGAGCAGCTAG
- a CDS encoding NaeI family type II restriction endonuclease, producing MLPFDEDTNPRAAGWIAQHESIAQDSDVKRVAEYILSRDRDGKRFAAVLRDTIDQLLNGEATGRYAWEDLYKTEKTHAGTLVEINLQREFKFDDGADVGSRGEHPMDYKILGVDVDCKFSQDFGKWMIPPEAMGHLCLLVWADDLKSQWSAGIFRVREEWLNTGRNRDKKLTLKAEHRMDKVHWLWHEEKLPENVLLHLDDATRKQILLEGARKGQQRVNELFRRVQNRRIGRGAIRTAAKQLDYMARLREGDGRARTVLRKEGIVIAGPYSKHQDIARRIGAEVPQRGEFVSFRVAEAMPYHADRPSVELEGRHWVLAGPDDLAMPAPRLPRVTGEEEA from the coding sequence TTGCTTCCCTTCGACGAAGACACCAACCCTCGAGCGGCTGGTTGGATTGCGCAGCACGAGTCGATCGCGCAGGATTCCGACGTAAAGAGAGTTGCCGAATACATCCTCTCACGTGATCGTGACGGTAAGAGATTCGCCGCAGTCCTACGCGACACGATCGACCAACTGCTGAACGGAGAAGCGACCGGCCGATACGCATGGGAGGACCTCTACAAGACTGAAAAAACCCATGCGGGCACTCTTGTCGAGATCAACTTGCAGCGCGAATTCAAATTCGACGACGGTGCCGACGTAGGATCACGCGGCGAGCACCCCATGGATTACAAAATTCTAGGCGTGGACGTGGACTGCAAGTTCTCTCAGGACTTCGGCAAATGGATGATACCGCCTGAGGCCATGGGTCACCTATGCCTTCTCGTATGGGCCGATGACCTCAAGAGCCAGTGGAGCGCCGGCATCTTCCGCGTCCGCGAAGAATGGCTCAACACAGGCAGAAACCGCGATAAGAAGCTGACTCTGAAAGCGGAGCATCGCATGGATAAGGTGCACTGGCTCTGGCATGAGGAAAAACTTCCCGAGAATGTACTGCTCCATCTAGACGATGCTACGCGCAAGCAGATTTTGCTTGAGGGGGCCCGCAAGGGGCAGCAGCGAGTAAACGAGTTGTTTCGAAGGGTCCAGAACCGCCGTATCGGACGCGGCGCCATCCGCACCGCTGCAAAGCAGCTGGACTACATGGCGCGCCTACGGGAAGGTGACGGACGGGCACGCACGGTGCTGCGCAAGGAGGGCATCGTAATTGCGGGCCCTTATAGCAAACATCAGGATATTGCACGCCGCATCGGGGCAGAAGTTCCCCAGCGAGGGGAATTTGTAAGCTTCCGGGTAGCTGAGGCCATGCCTTACCATGCCGACCGCCCATCTGTTGAACTGGAAGGGCGCCACTGGGTCCTTGCCGGGCCGGACGACCTGGCGATGCCGGCCCCACGTCTACCGAGGGTCACTGGTGAAGAAGAAGCCTGA
- a CDS encoding Z1 domain-containing protein: MTNTAPGVLFDIHADALAGMSILPRPFQRWAALAAEDRQPDADLGEELFQSLLISGDETLIALWSRHLTSWDFADNPSWGEDTCARTEERRVVVYERLQFGSELRKALDEAVPVAKVPGETVITREFTPWYTPERAAARSFYWTSYEQKLRDKGWSETAIASLNQASCSVVERLTDPEQESARQAKGLVVGYVQSGKTANFTGVTAKAIDAGYRLVIVLGGTLNLLRAQTQRRLDMELIGQENILRGADAADVDSLVGVDYVGDDEGWPEFVRHGGRPSALGAFDIERLTTRENDYKSLAQGIRALEFEKRIPTRPLHDPANIHHAAARILVVKKNKSVLTKLVKDLKQIHGILGELPALIIDDESDQASVNTSDPKKWERGSTERTAINGLISKLLGLLPRAQYVGYTATPFANVFVDPGDDMDIFPSDFLISLPRPDGYMGVQDFHDLNSPVPAEERTYANSQEKAHVRGIYDAADDRLQEAMDAFVLSGALKLYRADHGVPGAAFRHHTMLAHESVRQDDHADLALRINSLWHQAGYSSAAGHDRLATLWEADFAPVTAARAGSLPVPSSYAELRPYIHAARQRIGSGGNPVVVVNGDTDRYFAQLDLDFDRTPNVWKILVGGTKLSRGFTVEGLTITYYRRTTQQADTLMQMGRWFGFRPGYRDLVRLYIGREEPFGRDKYVDLYEAYEAVCRDEESFREQLAQYSEVVDGKPQVTPVQIPPLVAQHLPWLKPSARNKMFNAELVEIRSPGRPIEPAAYPLNSATNKRNTERWRPLLHALGSTPQSFSNPPDPSSTLTRTFTALTATLAHGDLVGVLSQLEWERPQYFDPHLTYLRQLDGTLAKVDDWLLISPRLASDNRIEASVLGSAPLSLVRRSIQDGKSSFGRIASVEHRTTAQRLINEAAAGSGGKISPRTGVALIYPVVEGGSNDSVRGAVRNGAADPSKVVMAFTLIPPKSATNADRRLVRFRAKDSRFSTEATVAVPQSS; the protein is encoded by the coding sequence ATGACCAACACTGCCCCTGGCGTGCTCTTTGACATTCACGCCGACGCCCTGGCGGGTATGAGTATCCTGCCGCGCCCCTTCCAGAGATGGGCAGCCCTCGCCGCAGAGGACCGTCAACCGGATGCAGACCTGGGAGAGGAACTATTCCAGTCGCTTCTCATCAGCGGTGACGAAACCCTGATCGCGCTCTGGTCCCGTCACCTTACTAGCTGGGATTTCGCAGACAATCCTTCATGGGGCGAAGACACCTGCGCCCGCACCGAGGAGCGGCGCGTCGTGGTGTACGAACGCCTGCAATTCGGAAGTGAACTGCGCAAGGCATTGGATGAAGCGGTCCCTGTCGCCAAAGTCCCGGGCGAGACCGTCATCACCCGGGAGTTCACTCCGTGGTACACGCCTGAACGGGCAGCGGCCAGATCCTTCTACTGGACCTCCTACGAGCAGAAGCTCCGTGACAAAGGATGGTCCGAGACCGCCATCGCCAGCCTCAACCAGGCGAGCTGTTCAGTCGTCGAACGCCTCACTGATCCTGAGCAGGAATCCGCCCGGCAAGCGAAGGGCCTCGTTGTCGGCTACGTGCAGTCCGGAAAGACAGCAAACTTCACAGGAGTAACTGCCAAGGCCATTGATGCCGGGTACCGCCTCGTCATCGTTCTCGGCGGAACCCTCAACCTCCTTCGCGCCCAGACCCAGCGGCGACTGGACATGGAACTGATCGGCCAGGAGAACATCCTGCGTGGCGCTGACGCCGCAGACGTGGACTCCCTCGTCGGCGTGGACTACGTGGGGGACGACGAAGGCTGGCCGGAGTTCGTGCGCCACGGCGGCCGACCGTCCGCGCTGGGCGCGTTCGACATCGAGCGGCTGACGACACGGGAGAACGACTACAAGAGCCTTGCCCAGGGAATCCGAGCACTGGAGTTCGAGAAGCGTATCCCCACACGCCCGTTGCATGATCCGGCGAACATTCACCACGCAGCGGCAAGAATCCTTGTCGTGAAAAAGAACAAGTCCGTACTCACCAAGCTTGTCAAAGATCTCAAGCAGATCCACGGCATCCTGGGAGAGCTTCCGGCCCTCATCATCGATGACGAGTCTGATCAGGCATCAGTGAACACTTCAGACCCGAAGAAGTGGGAACGTGGCAGCACTGAGCGCACCGCCATCAACGGTTTGATATCCAAGCTCTTGGGACTGCTGCCGCGAGCCCAGTATGTGGGCTACACAGCGACTCCCTTCGCCAACGTCTTCGTCGACCCTGGCGACGACATGGATATATTCCCCAGCGATTTTCTGATCTCGCTGCCACGCCCGGACGGGTACATGGGTGTCCAGGACTTCCACGATCTCAACTCGCCTGTCCCTGCAGAGGAGCGAACTTACGCCAACTCACAGGAGAAGGCGCACGTACGGGGCATCTACGACGCAGCGGACGACAGACTCCAGGAGGCCATGGATGCCTTCGTTCTGTCTGGCGCCCTGAAGCTCTACCGGGCAGACCATGGCGTGCCCGGCGCAGCCTTCCGGCATCACACCATGCTCGCTCACGAGTCAGTACGTCAGGATGATCACGCCGACCTGGCGCTTCGTATCAACTCACTGTGGCATCAGGCGGGCTACAGCTCCGCGGCAGGACACGATCGTCTTGCCACACTGTGGGAAGCCGACTTCGCGCCCGTGACAGCAGCACGCGCAGGCAGCCTTCCCGTACCGTCGTCGTACGCCGAGCTGCGTCCGTATATCCACGCCGCGCGCCAGCGCATCGGCAGCGGGGGCAATCCGGTCGTTGTCGTGAACGGGGACACTGACCGCTACTTCGCCCAACTCGACCTTGATTTCGACCGGACGCCGAATGTCTGGAAGATCCTCGTGGGTGGTACGAAGCTGTCCCGCGGCTTCACCGTCGAAGGGCTCACCATCACCTACTACCGCCGAACTACTCAGCAAGCCGACACCCTCATGCAGATGGGGCGATGGTTTGGTTTCCGCCCTGGATACCGAGACCTTGTTCGGCTCTACATCGGCCGTGAAGAGCCCTTTGGCCGTGACAAATACGTCGACCTCTACGAAGCATACGAAGCCGTCTGTCGCGATGAGGAGAGCTTCCGGGAGCAGCTGGCCCAGTACTCCGAAGTGGTCGACGGGAAGCCTCAGGTCACGCCCGTACAGATCCCACCCTTGGTAGCCCAGCACCTGCCATGGCTGAAGCCCTCGGCACGGAACAAGATGTTCAATGCAGAACTCGTAGAGATCCGGTCCCCGGGCCGGCCCATCGAGCCTGCCGCCTACCCGCTGAACAGCGCCACCAACAAGCGCAACACCGAGCGCTGGCGACCGCTCTTGCATGCACTGGGCAGCACACCACAGTCCTTCAGCAATCCTCCCGATCCCTCAAGCACACTAACCCGGACGTTCACCGCACTCACGGCCACGCTGGCACATGGGGATCTGGTCGGAGTACTGTCCCAACTGGAATGGGAGCGGCCCCAGTACTTCGACCCGCACCTGACTTACCTCCGCCAGCTCGACGGCACCCTCGCGAAGGTCGATGACTGGCTTCTCATTTCGCCTCGGCTCGCCTCGGACAATCGCATCGAGGCCAGCGTCCTTGGCTCGGCACCACTGTCACTCGTCCGACGGAGTATTCAGGACGGCAAGAGCTCCTTCGGCCGCATCGCCAGCGTCGAGCATCGCACCACAGCACAACGGCTCATCAACGAGGCTGCTGCCGGGTCTGGAGGGAAGATCAGCCCCAGAACTGGGGTGGCGCTGATCTACCCGGTTGTGGAGGGGGGCAGCAACGACAGCGTCCGGGGGGCTGTTCGTAACGGGGCGGCTGACCCGTCCAAGGTCGTCATGGCGTTCACCTTGATCCCGCCAAAGTCAGCCACCAACGCAGACCGCCGTCTGGTGCGCTTCCGGGCCAAGGACTCACGGTTCAGCACCGAGGCCACCGTGGCGGTGCCGCAGTCCTCATGA
- a CDS encoding ATP-binding protein, whose protein sequence is MPYEPGTVWQYEVPTTGSTHLPPDAGYGKALTNQGYGFEVALADLIDNSIDAGADKIVVHFLRDAKRILTLLVIDNGTGMDDAGLDGAMTVGRRREYGDGALGMYGTGLKAASLSHAASLTVVSRTKRSRAAGRRLTAEGIEDSFRCDTVDPRYAQELVDRYDGLIEWHGTIVRWDQVRVFETVTTGQSDQFLSKAIARLETHLGLYLHRFLQDGLKLDIAVWDVSSGEDLLGEEVDHIAVEALDPFGYRVPGRARYPRSFTAPVEGLGDVQLTAHIWPAKSKQAGFRQIGSLTDRQGFYFYRNNRLVQAGGWNGLRNPEGHLALARVAVDLPSHETSVLSLDVKKESVTVTPAFTLGVEKALDASGGTFHGYLSDAEAAYRDGAKRTEIVRRPVTPPGKGMDPKIKRVIKEELPEKPGEEPIAFTWATLPRDKFFDLDRENNSVLLNKAFRSDFNDGQRGGSNDAPFTKALLYLLLEDCFGLGRWERGRQDRVDYWNTILLTSVQAQQDRRTQAAD, encoded by the coding sequence ATGCCCTACGAGCCCGGGACCGTCTGGCAGTACGAGGTCCCCACGACCGGCAGCACCCATCTGCCCCCGGACGCCGGCTACGGCAAGGCGTTGACCAACCAGGGCTACGGCTTCGAGGTTGCACTGGCCGATCTGATCGACAACTCGATCGACGCTGGTGCCGACAAGATCGTCGTGCACTTCCTGCGTGATGCCAAGCGAATCCTGACTCTGCTGGTCATCGACAACGGCACCGGCATGGACGATGCCGGGCTGGACGGTGCCATGACAGTGGGCCGACGCCGTGAGTATGGCGACGGCGCCCTCGGCATGTACGGCACGGGCCTCAAGGCCGCTTCGCTCTCACACGCCGCCTCGCTCACTGTGGTCAGCCGTACAAAGCGCAGCCGCGCCGCAGGGCGTCGCCTCACCGCAGAGGGAATTGAGGACAGCTTTCGCTGTGACACCGTCGACCCGCGCTACGCCCAGGAACTCGTAGACCGGTACGACGGCCTCATCGAGTGGCACGGCACGATTGTGCGCTGGGACCAGGTGCGGGTGTTCGAGACCGTGACGACCGGCCAGAGCGACCAGTTCCTGTCGAAGGCAATCGCCCGCCTGGAGACACACCTCGGCCTCTACCTGCACCGTTTTCTCCAGGATGGCCTCAAGCTCGACATCGCAGTCTGGGATGTGAGCAGCGGTGAGGACCTCCTCGGTGAGGAAGTGGACCACATTGCTGTCGAAGCACTGGACCCCTTCGGCTACAGGGTTCCTGGCAGGGCGCGGTATCCCCGCTCCTTCACAGCCCCTGTAGAGGGCCTGGGCGACGTGCAGCTGACGGCACACATCTGGCCAGCCAAGTCGAAGCAGGCCGGGTTCCGACAGATCGGTTCCCTCACGGACCGGCAGGGGTTCTACTTCTACCGAAACAACCGACTTGTCCAAGCTGGCGGATGGAACGGCCTCCGCAACCCGGAGGGGCACCTGGCGCTGGCTCGCGTGGCAGTCGACCTTCCGAGTCACGAAACCAGTGTGCTCAGTCTTGACGTCAAGAAGGAGAGCGTAACTGTCACGCCCGCCTTCACGCTCGGAGTAGAGAAGGCTCTGGATGCGTCTGGAGGGACCTTTCACGGGTATCTCAGCGACGCAGAAGCCGCGTACCGCGACGGGGCGAAGCGCACCGAGATCGTCCGTCGGCCCGTGACACCTCCAGGTAAAGGCATGGACCCGAAGATCAAGCGAGTCATCAAAGAGGAGTTGCCAGAGAAGCCAGGTGAAGAACCGATCGCCTTCACCTGGGCCACGCTACCGCGGGACAAGTTCTTTGATCTCGACCGCGAGAACAACTCCGTGCTGCTCAACAAGGCCTTCCGAAGTGATTTCAACGACGGACAGCGTGGGGGAAGCAACGACGCGCCCTTCACGAAGGCCTTGCTCTACCTCCTGCTTGAGGACTGCTTCGGCCTCGGCCGGTGGGAACGAGGCCGACAAGACCGTGTGGACTACTGGAACACCATCCTTCTGACCTCGGTACAAGCACAACAAGACCGCCGGACACAGGCTGCAGACTGA